A stretch of DNA from Aspergillus flavus chromosome 3, complete sequence:
ATACGTTACTAGATTCGACTGGTGCTGGACTCTACTGTACGGCGCCTATTTTATCGCTGGCTTCGTGGGATGCCTTTGTTGATAGGTTAGAGACGCTCGAAGCAGTGGGCATGAGCGAGGATAAGGCTAGACTTTGACTGTAAATGGATTGTCTGTATTATTCTGCGGTTTATCGCTATTGATAGGCAGATGGTGTTGGATTAAGTTCGTTGCGGTGAGTTTTTCCATTGCTTAAATGCCCTTTACATTGGTCTCTTTCCAGCCCATTGTTCTTGACATTGGTGATGACGAGGTGTTTAAGCTAGGTCATCGTGGGAGTGGTAGACATTGAGCGTTTCCACTTTTATTCATGCGTGAGCATTTAGAAAGAAGTTTGCTCATGAGGGTCTGgtgtatatgtacatacattggGCGTGAGTATCAGGTCGGGACTTGGCCCTGGTCTATCCAACTACATGAAAACGCGCAGCGTTAGGTTGAGATGGGCTGTGGAACGTCgtaaaagaacagaaaactATTGACAAAGAGCTAATGAACACACTGGCAACTAATCTCCTCTATTTACGAGCTGCCCGGACCTCCGAGAAGGGCGAACCTCCGGACAATGCTGGGGCCTATCTCATCGTACTCTGCCTTGGTGTGGCAGTAGCTGCGGAACTCCGGGGTCTGACCCAACAAGCTACCTCCGAACCATGGGCCATGTCTTTGCCTCTTGTGCGTCACAACAGCCACATCCAAACCACCACTCCTGGCGCCACCACTGCGAGCTTCGGACGCGCGAATGCGAGCATCGACCAGGTGCCTGATATCACGCTGCAAACGCCGACCAAAGTCCTTGTACAGCGTAGATCCTCCGGACAAGACAATGTTCTTATAAAGGCCTCTCCGGACATCGATAGGAGAGGACTGGATGACACCGTCGACGACGTTCGGCAGGGGAGTCAAAAAGTCGGAAGAGTAGATTTCagggttgaagaagatctcgGGAGCAAGGAACCGCTCATATCCGACATCGATGTTCACGGACCGGCCGTTGGGCGAGGTGACAGTATGCTTGAGAAGTCGATCCGGCTCGCGATCATAGCGGGCAAATTCCTTGACAATGTCCGGACACACGTAACAatattcttccttgaccTTTTCGGCAGTCTTCAAGCTGCTATCGGGCTCGCCTCGGTCACGAAGCAAACTTTGTACGAAGTACGTGATGTCTCGACCGGCAATGGGTATGCTTTTAATAGAGGATCCGATGACGTAGCCTTCCGCGACGGGAATAACATGGGTGACACCATCACCCGAGTCAATAACGGTTCCTGTGAGGGATCGATCGGTCACTTTAGAAGAAGTCCACGAGGCAGCGAGCGCAAGCACGGCTTGAACCGCAATGTAAAGACCAGCGCAGTTGAACGACTCGAACATGATCTCCGCAGTGTTCTCACGGTTCTCGGGAGGGTTCAGGGGCTGTGCAACCGGGACATATCAGCAAATGCCCTTTTCTCCATAACAAACAGCAACCAGGGAGAAGGAATTGAATCCAAGAACAAGCTTACAGGTTCAGTGAGTAAGAAGTAGTGGTCCTCCGGCTCGACGCGCAGGTACTTGAAGATCGAGTTCGACCAGAACCGTTCCATGTGATCCCAATTCTCAATCTGACCATGTCGGATGGGGTAGTTGATTCCATATCCGGGACCATTGGCAGCGGCTAAAGCTTCATCGCCGATGAAGAAATCCAGGTCTTCTGTACCACGCTTCGAAGACAAATGTGAGCCTGCCCCACCACCTGCAGACAAGAAACCGGGTTTGTTCGCAACAGGAGGCTTGGCGCTTCCAGCACCAGATTTGGTAGCAATTGCGGTAGGGAAGACAAATGAAGGCGAGTCGTTACCGGCGAAACCTGGTTATTCGTCAGCCTAGAGCTCAGCCTGAAGCTCCGGGTTGGGCGGCTCTTGAGCGATAGGTTCTGGGATGATTCAAACCCACCTAATTTAGAGTATCCAGTACCGCTACAAAATAGAACCCAGAGTTAgttatcttcatcatctgcggGAGGGATCTGACGGTGTAGAACAACATACTTGTCCATGACAACGGCTGGAGTTTGGGACGCCATGACGGATGAGCTGTAGCACACACGTCCACAGTTCCCCCTTTCTCCCGGATCGCGATTAG
This window harbors:
- a CDS encoding actin-related protein Arp2/3 complex, subunit Arp3 (actin-related protein 2/3 complex subunit ARP3), with protein sequence MASQTPAVVMDNGTGYSKLGFAGNDSPSFVFPTAIATKSGAGSAKPPVANKPGFLSAGGGAGSHLSSKRGTEDLDFFIGDEALAAANGPGYGINYPIRHGQIENWDHMERFWSNSIFKYLRVEPEDHYFLLTEPPLNPPENRENTAEIMFESFNCAGLYIAVQAVLALAASWTSSKVTDRSLTGTVIDSGDGVTHVIPVAEGYVIGSSIKSIPIAGRDITYFVQSLLRDRGEPDSSLKTAEKVKEEYCYVCPDIVKEFARYDREPDRLLKHTVTSPNGRSVNIDVGYERFLAPEIFFNPEIYSSDFLTPLPNVVDGVIQSSPIDVRRGLYKNIVLSGGSTLYKDFGRRLQRDIRHLVDARIRASEARSGGARSGGLDVAVVTHKRQRHGPWFGGSLLGQTPEFRSYCHTKAEYDEIGPSIVRRFALLGGPGSS